From a single Erpetoichthys calabaricus chromosome 1, fErpCal1.3, whole genome shotgun sequence genomic region:
- the LOC114667277 gene encoding histone H4, with protein sequence MSGRGKGGKGLGKGGAKRHRKVLRDNIQGITKPAIRRLARRGGVKRISGLIYEETRGVLKVFLENVIRDAVTYTEHAKRKTVTAMDVVYALKRQGRTLYGFGG encoded by the coding sequence ATGTCTGGACGTGGTAAAGGAGGAAAAGGGCTTGGTAAGGGTGGCGCAAAGCGTCATCGTAAAGTGCTAAGAGATAATATTCAGGGTATTACAAAGCCTGCAATTCGTCGACTTGCTCGTCGAGGTGGTGTGAAGCGAATTTCTGGTTTGATCTACGAAGAGACTCGTGGCGTGCTCAAAGTTTTCTTGGAAAATGTCATTAGGGATGCTGTCACTTACACCGAACATGCTAAGAGAAAGACCGTGACCGCTATGGATGTTGTGTACGCTTTGAAGAGACAGGGTCGTACGCTGTATGGTTTCGGAGGTTAA